The Camarhynchus parvulus unplaced genomic scaffold, STF_HiC, whole genome shotgun sequence genome has a window encoding:
- the LOC115916590 gene encoding LOW QUALITY PROTEIN: E3 ubiquitin-protein ligase TRIM7-like (The sequence of the model RefSeq protein was modified relative to this genomic sequence to represent the inferred CDS: inserted 3 bases in 2 codons; deleted 1 base in 1 codon) codes for MAAGRDRTGPASVPPPAGAAGWERERSGRAAEMSPARRRAWRGAVWTRDLRPAGPGFWGQSGGFWPPPTXPSPAPPGAGFPSPTGGRKATPPPVRGETESGGGSAXPRGAMEELPGEASCPICREYFREPVSIHCGHHFCRACIERCWEWPTAGFACPRCRDTAPQRSLRPSRELERVLELARRLSRGEALGAEQEQQEEEEEGCPRHREPLEVFCKEDGALLCAICRESRAHRAHTVLPLPEAAREFEEQIQAGLQTLKDDRDKLLELREAEMRRNWECLEETAAERRRILRRFQGLRLSLEELSRRLLARLGRLESDIGRAQEEAATSLTQEISRLESRARQLQEKRRQPARTFLQDISSTLSSLRSENFQLPPSPLPELEKKIRRFREENLLLEETLRSFQDILAFELPEKMTVTLDPSTAHPQLLVAPDGSSVSWERARSPPGAGAGAEPKAGASSDPAVLGREGVTGGRRCWDVQVAPEGSWALGVARETPGSGAGTPGSGAESPVSSEGELWSMGLCQGQFWALTSLERVPLSLARAPSRVRVALDYERGHVAFFDADRRSLIFAFPAASFQGQRVRPWFLVWGEGARITLCP; via the exons ATGGCCGCGGGCCGGGACCGGACCGGGCCCGCCTCGGTTCCGCCTCCTGCCGGGGCTGCGGGCTGGGAGCGAGAGCGGAGCGGCCGCGCTGCTGAGATGAGCCCGGCGCGGCGCCGGGCGTGGCGCGGGGCGGTTTG GACCAGGGATTTGagaccagcaggaccaggattttggggccaatCGGGAGGATTTTGGCCACCTCcca ctccatccccagccccaccgggggcaggat tccccagccccaccgGGGGCAGGAAGGCGACGCCTCCCCCGGTGCGCGGGGAAACCGAaagcggcggcggctccgc gCCCCGGGGAGCCATGGAGGAGCTGCCGGGCGAGGCCTCCTGCCCCATCTGCCGGGAATATTTCCGGGAGCCCGTGTCCATCCACTGCGGCCACCACTTCTGCCGGGCGTGCATCGAGCGCTGCTGGGAGTGGCCCACGGCGGGGTTCGCGTGCCCGCGCTGCCGGGACACGGCCCCGCAGCGGAGCCTCCGCCCGAGCCGGGAGCTGGAGCGGGTGCTGGAGCTCGCCCGGCGCCTGAGCCGCGGGGAAGCGCTGGGGGccgagcaggagcagcaggaggaggaggaggaagggtgCCCGAGGCACCGGGAGCCGCTGGAGGTTTTCTGCAAGGAGGACGGAGCTCTGCTGTGCGCGATCTGCCGCGAGTCGCGGGCGCACCGCGCGCACACGGTGCTGCCGCTGCCCGAGGCTGCGCGGGAGTTCGAG gaACAAATCCAGGCCGGGCTGCAAACCCTGAAGGACGACAGGGACAAACTCCTGGAGCTCCGGGAGGCTGAAATGAGGAGAAACTGGGAGTGTTTG GAGGAGACGGCGGCCGAGCGGCGGCGGATCCTGCGCCGCTTCCAGGGGCTGCGCCTGTCCCTGGAGGAGCTTTCCCGGCGCCTCCTGGCGCGGCTGGGGCGCCTGGAGAGCGACATCGGGAGGGCGCAGGAGGAAGCGGCGACGAGCCTGACGCAGGAGATCTCCCGGCTGGAGAGCCGCGCccggcagctgcaggagaagcgGCGGCAGCCGGCCCGCACCTTCCTGCAG GACATCAGCAGCACCTTGAGCAG cctcagaaGTGAAAACTTCCAGCTGCCCCCGTCGCCTctgccagagctggaaaagaaaattcgGCGTTTCAGGGAGGAAAACCTTCTCCTGGAGGAGACGCTGAGGAGCTTCCAAG ACATCCTGGCCTTCGAGCTGCCGGAGAAAA TGACCGTGACGCTGGACCCCAGCACCGCTCACCCGCAGCTGCTCGTGGCGCCCGACGGGAGCAGCGTCAGCTGGGAAAGGGCC AGGAGCCCGCCCGGGGCCGGAGCCGGAGCTGAGCCCAAAGCCGGAGCCAGCAGCGACCCCGCCGTGCTGGGCCGCGAGGGCGTCACGGGCGGGAGGCGCTGCTGGGACGTGCAGGTGGCGCCGGAGGGGTCCTGGGCGCTGGGGGTGGCCAGGGAGACCCCCGGGAGTGGGGCAGGGAC CCCCGGGAGTGGGGCAGAGAGCCCTGTGAGCTCTGAGGGGGAGCTCTGGTCCAtggggctctgccagggccagTTCTGGGCTCTCACCTCCCTGGAGCGTGTCCCGCTGTCCCTCGCCCGCGcccccagcagggtgagggtggCCCTGGACTACGAGAGGGGCCACGTGGCTTTTTTCGACGCTGATAGGAGGAGTTTGATCTTCGCCTTCCCGGCGGCCTCGTTCCAGGGGCAGCGGGTCCGCCCCTGGTTCCTGGTGTGGGGAGAGGGCGCCCGGATCACCCTGTGCCCCTGA